In Thermothelomyces thermophilus ATCC 42464 chromosome 2, complete sequence, a single window of DNA contains:
- a CDS encoding serine protease, whose translation MHFSTALLAFLPAALAAPTAETLDKRAPILTARAGQVVPGKYIIKLRDGASDDVLEAAIGKLRSKADHVYRGKFRGFAGKLEDDVLDAIRLLPEVEYVEEEAIFTINAYTSQSNAPWGLARLSSKTAGSTTYTYDTSAGEGTCAYVIDTGIYTSHSDFGGRATFAANFVDSSNTDGNGHGTHVAGTIGGTTYGVAKKTKLYAVKVLGSDGSGTTSGVIAGINFVADDAPKRSCPKGVVANMSLGGSYSASINNAAAALVRSGVFLAVAAGNENQNAANSSPASEASACTVGATDRNDAKASYSNYGSVVDIQAPGSNILSTWIGSTSATNTISGTSMASPHIAGLGAYLLALEGSKTPAELCNYIKSTGNAAITGVPSGTTNRIAFNGNPSA comes from the exons ATGCACTTCTCCACCGCTCTCCTGGCCTTCCTGcccgccgccctcgcggCCCCTACTGCCGAGACCCTCGACAAGCGCGCCCCGATCCTGACTGCTCGCGCTGGCCAGGTCGTCCCGGGCAAGTACATCATCAAGCTCCGCGACGGAGCCAGCGACGATGTCCTTGAGGCCGCCATCGGCAAGCTCCGCTCCAAGGCCGACCACGTCTACCGCGGCAAGTTCAGGGGCTTTGCCGGCAAGCTCGAGGATGACGTCCTTGACGCCATCCGTCTTCTCCCCGAA GTCGAGTAcgtcgaggaggaggccatCTTCACCATCAACGCGTACACCTCGCAGTCCAACGCCCCCTGGGGCCTTGCGCGCCTCTCGTCCAAGACCGCGGGCTCCACCACCTACACCTACGACACCAGCGCCGGCGAGGGCACCTGTGCCTATGTGATCGACACGGGCATCTACACTAGCCACTCC GACTTCGGCGGCCGTGCCACTTTCGCCGCCAACTTCGTCGACAGCTCTAACACCGATGGCAACGGCCACGGCACCCACGTCGCCGGCACCATCGGCGGCACCACGTACGGTGTTGCCAAGAAGACCAAGCTCTACGCCGTCAAGGTTCTCGGCTCCGACGGCTCTGGCACCAC TTCTGGTGTCATTGCTGGCATCAACTTCGTCGCTGACGACGCGCCCAAGCGCAGCTGCCCCAAGGGCGTCGTCGCCAACATGTCGCTCGGCGGTAGCTACTCGGCCTCCATCAacaacgccgccgccgccctcgtcaGGTCGGGCGTCTTCctggccgtcgccgccggcaaCGAGAACCAGAACGCCGCCAACTCGTCGCCCGCCTCCGAGGCGTCCGCCTGCACCGTCGGCGCCACCGACAGGAACGACGCCAAGGCCAGCTACTCCAACTACGGCAGCGTCGTCGATATCCAGGCCCCCGGCTCCAACATCCTGAGCACCTGGATCGGCAGCACCTCTGCTACC AACACCATCTCGGGTACCTCGATGGCCTCCCCCCACATTGCCGGCCTCGGTGCCTACCTCCTGGCCCTCGAGGGCTCCAAGACCCCTGCCGAGCTCTGCAACTACATCAAGTCGACCGGCAACGCCGCCATCACTGGCGTTCCCAGCGGCACCACCAACCGCATCGCCTTCAACGGCAACCCCTCTGCCTGA